One genomic window of Desmospora activa DSM 45169 includes the following:
- a CDS encoding SACOL1771 family peroxiredoxin, producing MAQHHFHLTAQWEGGRNGTGTIDAGNLKSVISIPKEMRGPGVGTNPDEMLIGSAATCYLITLAAMLERQNIPVQELSLKTEGVVREERGLKFERITHRPQVILASSATADQRKQTEAATERAERHCMISNALRGNVELAVEANISTVTD from the coding sequence ATGGCACAACACCATTTTCACTTAACCGCCCAATGGGAAGGAGGACGCAACGGCACCGGTACGATCGATGCTGGGAATCTGAAAAGTGTGATCTCCATCCCGAAGGAGATGCGGGGGCCGGGAGTGGGAACCAATCCCGATGAGATGTTGATCGGTTCAGCAGCTACATGTTATTTGATCACACTGGCGGCGATGTTGGAGCGTCAGAATATCCCGGTGCAGGAGTTGTCACTGAAAACCGAAGGAGTGGTACGGGAGGAGAGAGGGTTAAAGTTTGAGCGTATCACCCATCGTCCACAGGTGATTCTGGCCTCTTCCGCTACCGCTGATCAGCGGAAACAAACGGAAGCGGCGACAGAACGAGCAGAGCGACACTGTATGATCTCCAATGCTCTTCGCGGCAATGTGGAGTTGGCCGTAGAGGCGAATATATCGACGGTAACGGATTAA
- the msrA gene encoding peptide-methionine (S)-S-oxide reductase MsrA: MERASFGAGCFWGVEERFRQVEGVTDTAVGYMGGTTENPTYEEVCTDRTGHAEVVDLTFDPSIVSYRELLHIFWDNHNPTTLNRQGPDIGTQYRSVVFYHTVEQKEQAEQLKQELDASGKWKDPVVTQIVPATSFYRAEEYHQRYLQKRGQSSCSI, translated from the coding sequence ATGGAACGAGCATCGTTTGGCGCTGGCTGTTTTTGGGGTGTAGAAGAACGCTTCCGGCAAGTGGAGGGAGTGACGGATACGGCCGTTGGCTATATGGGAGGCACCACTGAAAATCCCACTTATGAAGAAGTATGCACAGACCGGACAGGTCATGCGGAAGTGGTGGATCTCACGTTTGACCCGTCTATCGTATCGTACCGGGAATTGCTGCACATCTTTTGGGACAATCACAACCCAACTACACTGAATCGCCAGGGCCCCGATATCGGTACACAGTACCGTTCTGTCGTATTTTATCATACGGTGGAGCAAAAGGAACAGGCCGAACAGCTAAAGCAAGAGCTGGACGCATCGGGAAAATGGAAAGATCCAGTTGTAACTCAGATCGTACCTGCGACAAGTTTTTATCGGGCAGAGGAGTATCACCAACGCTATCTACAGAAGCGCGGACAATCGTCCTGCAGCATTTGA
- the abc-f gene encoding ribosomal protection-like ABC-F family protein, giving the protein MLLVKAEGLKVERGSRLLFENVDIEIHAGEKVALIGANGMGKTSLLQTLTGEVNPESGSVFRAVPVQSWGVLSQHQPWPPDVTVEAYVRSGRPELAQLYQELTKVEQEMANATGEALDPLVAHYGVCQELYQQMDGYEWEVEVQRTLNQLGLTGEIATASIAQLSGGQKTRTQLAQLVVKQPTFLLLDEPTNHLDASTLEWLARWLSDWEGAVLFVSHDRWFIDQVADVTVELSKSGTRAIRGGYSRFAQQQEHERKSQEALWRKQEQEKKKLEESIRRYREWFNRAHTAAGERNPFMKKKAQKNITRSQAKEEALKRLEKKQVERPRDEPVVQVRLDTASMEGRRLLTVEDGTFAYGKQPLLQEVNLQVQRGDRLALIGANGSGKTTLLKLLAHRLQPQQGTVRHHPELRIGYFAQELETLDPNETIVDSLLRLPGMTQTEARNILASFLFRKERVFQRIGSLSMGERCRVAFVRLYFSHANLLILDEPTNYLDIPTRERMEEALAHYPGSIIVVSHDRFLLSRIANRVAVLEQGRLTLFEDGYQAYREQKSEKKAMTNPHQDQIHRLKLRLIQLMGMEEPEEEEKRKQLWSEIQKTRRELDGLQKESVD; this is encoded by the coding sequence ATGTTGCTCGTAAAAGCAGAAGGACTGAAAGTGGAACGGGGCAGCCGGTTGTTGTTTGAAAATGTGGATATTGAAATTCACGCAGGGGAAAAAGTGGCCCTGATCGGCGCCAACGGTATGGGGAAAACCAGCTTGTTGCAGACGTTGACAGGGGAAGTTAACCCGGAGAGCGGATCAGTCTTTCGAGCGGTTCCCGTACAATCCTGGGGTGTGTTAAGCCAGCATCAACCATGGCCGCCAGATGTAACAGTAGAAGCGTATGTACGCTCAGGCCGACCGGAGCTGGCTCAGCTTTATCAGGAACTAACCAAGGTGGAGCAGGAGATGGCCAATGCCACAGGGGAAGCGTTAGACCCCCTCGTCGCTCATTATGGCGTCTGTCAGGAATTATATCAGCAGATGGACGGCTATGAATGGGAGGTGGAAGTGCAAAGGACGCTGAATCAACTGGGGTTAACCGGGGAAATAGCTACCGCTTCCATCGCCCAACTGAGTGGTGGGCAGAAGACACGAACCCAATTGGCCCAACTGGTGGTAAAACAGCCAACCTTTTTGCTGTTGGATGAACCGACGAACCATCTGGATGCCTCCACCTTGGAGTGGTTGGCACGATGGTTGTCGGACTGGGAGGGGGCGGTGTTGTTTGTTTCTCACGATCGATGGTTTATCGATCAGGTGGCGGATGTGACGGTGGAGTTGTCTAAAAGCGGAACGCGCGCCATCCGCGGGGGATACAGCCGCTTTGCGCAACAGCAGGAGCATGAACGCAAATCCCAGGAGGCTTTATGGCGCAAGCAGGAGCAGGAAAAGAAGAAATTGGAGGAATCGATCCGGCGATATCGGGAGTGGTTTAATCGTGCTCATACCGCGGCTGGAGAGCGCAATCCATTTATGAAGAAGAAGGCGCAAAAAAATATCACCCGCTCACAGGCAAAGGAAGAAGCGCTAAAGCGGCTGGAGAAAAAGCAGGTGGAGCGTCCTCGCGATGAACCGGTCGTCCAGGTGCGATTGGACACGGCTTCGATGGAAGGGAGGCGTTTGTTGACGGTAGAAGATGGTACCTTCGCCTATGGGAAGCAGCCGCTGCTGCAAGAAGTTAATCTCCAGGTGCAGCGTGGCGATCGGCTCGCCTTGATTGGCGCCAATGGCAGTGGTAAAACGACCCTGCTAAAGCTGCTGGCTCACCGTTTGCAGCCGCAACAGGGAACCGTGCGTCATCATCCCGAACTACGGATCGGCTACTTTGCTCAGGAGTTGGAAACCCTTGATCCAAACGAAACAATCGTGGACAGCTTATTGCGCCTTCCCGGCATGACCCAGACGGAGGCCCGCAATATTTTAGCTTCGTTTTTGTTCCGCAAAGAGAGGGTGTTTCAACGGATTGGTTCACTCAGTATGGGAGAACGCTGCCGGGTAGCTTTTGTCCGCCTCTACTTCTCTCATGCCAACCTGCTGATCCTGGATGAACCGACCAATTACCTGGATATCCCGACTCGAGAGCGAATGGAGGAAGCATTGGCTCACTATCCTGGCTCCATCATTGTCGTTTCCCATGATCGTTTCCTCCTTTCCCGTATCGCCAACCGGGTTGCCGTTTTGGAGCAAGGGCGCCTCACTTTGTTTGAGGACGGATATCAGGCATACCGGGAACAAAAAAGTGAGAAGAAAGCGATGACAAACCCCCACCAAGATCAGATCCATCGGTTAAAGCTACGGTTGATTCAATTGATGGGGATGGAGGAGCCGGAGGAAGAGGAAAAACGGAAGCAACTTTGGTCGGAGATTCAGAAGACGAGACGTGAATTGGATGGGTTGCAAAAAGAAAGTGTGGATTGA
- a CDS encoding DUF1002 domain-containing protein, translating into MKSLRIYGIFALIATLTFGMLAQPMAASAETNTTVVTLGADLTQEQRNAMLQEMEVDSNVETIDVSIEDIRQYLTGNTGGGTPAAGSNKAYSSAKITLTKEGSGIKVIAKNVTRVTEPMYANALVTAGITDADIYVTSPEPVTGTAALTGIMMAFEEATDQEISQEQREVANEEIIQTSKLGEAIGDPDKAAQFMTQVKEEIAKEQPKSEEEVRNIVINVAGDLNINLNETNINEVTNVMYKFSQLNIDWSAFSDQLNKLKDEWESLISSEEAKGFFDGFLAWLSDLWESIKSLFSS; encoded by the coding sequence ATGAAGAGCTTACGAATTTATGGGATTTTTGCTCTTATCGCTACGCTCACCTTCGGGATGTTGGCCCAACCTATGGCTGCATCCGCTGAAACCAACACAACTGTTGTAACGCTGGGTGCTGATCTGACTCAAGAACAGCGTAATGCAATGCTGCAGGAGATGGAAGTCGATTCCAATGTAGAAACCATCGATGTGAGCATCGAGGACATTCGCCAATACCTGACTGGAAACACAGGGGGAGGCACACCTGCTGCGGGTAGTAACAAAGCCTACTCCTCCGCTAAAATTACGCTTACCAAAGAGGGAAGCGGCATTAAAGTCATCGCTAAAAACGTCACCCGCGTCACTGAACCAATGTACGCTAATGCCCTTGTCACCGCAGGTATTACCGATGCCGACATCTATGTAACCTCTCCAGAGCCGGTGACGGGTACTGCCGCTCTTACCGGAATTATGATGGCTTTTGAAGAGGCGACAGATCAAGAAATCAGTCAAGAACAGCGGGAAGTCGCCAATGAGGAGATCATTCAAACTTCTAAACTGGGAGAAGCGATCGGCGATCCAGATAAAGCCGCCCAGTTTATGACCCAAGTGAAAGAAGAAATCGCCAAAGAACAGCCGAAGAGCGAAGAAGAAGTACGTAATATCGTCATCAATGTTGCCGGAGACCTAAACATCAACTTAAACGAAACCAATATCAATGAAGTCACCAATGTCATGTACAAATTTTCCCAGCTCAATATCGATTGGAGTGCCTTCAGCGATCAGCTGAACAAGTTGAAAGACGAATGGGAAAGCTTAATCAGCTCTGAAGAGGCCAAAGGCTTTTTTGACGGGTTTCTGGCTTGGCTGTCTGATCTGTGGGAGTCCATTAAATCGCTCTTCTCCAGCTGA
- a CDS encoding mechanosensitive ion channel family protein, giving the protein MEWLKSLAIAGVIAVAAIIVYAVVKSIIARLLENRIRNHEEAELRINTLKTLLSSLVGYAIFFIALVAILREFGVDTTGIIASAGIIGLAVGFGAQGVVSDIVTGFFVLLENQVNVGEYITINNYSGIVEETGLRYIKVRAFNGDLHYIPNREIGALTNHSRGNMQALVDIAITYDTNVDEAIQVMQKTCDRLAQYTPAIVDGPNVLGVQSLSDSNWVIRIIAKTENGEQWAVERTLRKELKKALDEAGI; this is encoded by the coding sequence ATGGAGTGGTTAAAATCCTTGGCGATCGCCGGCGTGATCGCAGTAGCAGCTATTATTGTCTACGCAGTGGTTAAGAGCATCATCGCCCGCCTGCTTGAAAACCGGATCCGTAACCACGAAGAAGCGGAATTGCGCATCAATACTTTGAAAACCTTGTTATCCAGCTTAGTCGGTTATGCGATATTTTTTATCGCATTAGTGGCCATTCTGCGGGAGTTTGGGGTTGATACCACCGGTATCATCGCCAGTGCCGGCATTATTGGTCTGGCCGTCGGTTTTGGTGCACAAGGAGTCGTAAGCGACATCGTGACCGGTTTTTTTGTTCTACTGGAAAATCAGGTAAACGTGGGGGAGTATATCACCATCAACAACTACTCCGGCATTGTAGAGGAAACAGGACTTCGTTATATTAAGGTACGCGCCTTTAACGGCGATCTTCATTATATTCCCAACCGGGAGATCGGAGCCTTAACCAATCACTCCCGCGGCAATATGCAGGCATTAGTTGATATCGCCATCACGTATGATACCAATGTGGACGAAGCAATCCAAGTGATGCAAAAAACGTGTGACCGCTTGGCCCAGTACACTCCCGCAATCGTAGACGGTCCCAATGTGTTAGGTGTACAAAGCCTCAGCGATTCCAACTGGGTGATCCGTATCATCGCCAAAACGGAGAATGGGGAACAATGGGCAGTGGAACGCACTTTACGCAAGGAATTAAAAAAAGCGTTGGATGAAGCGGGAATCTAG
- a CDS encoding aldehyde dehydrogenase: MKGIREQSRAVWEEQQLFFQSGRTREMDFRLQQLDALRNAIKKYEPQVLEALRQDLNKSEMEAYATEVGYLLEEIKFTRKHLRSWAKPQKVKTGKIHLGSKSLIYPEPYGVSLIIAPWNYPFQLALAPLIGAIAAGNCAVIKPSELTPHTSKLLAELVADTFAPEYVTVMEGEVDTSTALLEQPFDFIFFTGSVAVGRIVMEAAAKNLTPLTLELGGKSPAIISEDANLTLAAKRIAWGKFLNAGQTCVAPDYLLVHESVKTELVSEIRKTITSFYGEDPLRNLDYGRIVNQKHFERLTSFLQEGDVIVGGQTDPASLRIAPTVLDGVTWENAVMQEEIFGPILPVLSYRDLAEVVKMVNHHPKPLALYYFSENRSQQDTILEQISFGGGCINDTFLHLATPYLPFGGVGNSGMGSYHGKYSFDCFSHHKSILKQTTRFDVSFRYPNSKNGLKIFRRLMN, from the coding sequence ATGAAGGGGATACGGGAACAGAGTCGCGCGGTTTGGGAAGAACAGCAGTTGTTCTTCCAATCGGGTCGTACACGTGAAATGGATTTTCGACTACAGCAACTGGACGCTTTGCGAAATGCGATAAAAAAATATGAACCTCAGGTATTGGAAGCGTTGCGCCAGGATCTGAATAAATCGGAGATGGAGGCATATGCCACCGAGGTCGGGTATTTGCTGGAAGAGATTAAATTTACGCGAAAACATTTGCGATCGTGGGCTAAACCACAAAAGGTGAAAACAGGTAAAATCCACTTAGGTTCCAAAAGTTTGATCTACCCGGAGCCCTATGGGGTCTCCCTGATTATCGCGCCCTGGAATTATCCATTTCAACTGGCGCTCGCACCCTTGATCGGTGCCATCGCTGCCGGCAACTGTGCAGTGATTAAACCCTCGGAATTGACACCCCATACGTCAAAACTGTTGGCGGAATTGGTGGCGGATACATTTGCACCGGAGTATGTCACAGTGATGGAAGGAGAGGTGGATACCAGCACCGCTCTGTTGGAGCAACCTTTTGACTTTATCTTTTTTACCGGCAGTGTGGCTGTGGGTCGAATTGTAATGGAAGCGGCCGCTAAAAATCTGACTCCTCTCACACTGGAGTTGGGAGGGAAAAGCCCCGCGATTATATCGGAAGATGCCAACCTTACACTGGCGGCTAAGCGGATCGCCTGGGGGAAATTTCTAAACGCCGGCCAAACGTGTGTCGCTCCAGATTACCTTCTGGTTCATGAAAGTGTGAAAACGGAGTTGGTAAGCGAGATTCGGAAAACGATTACGTCCTTTTACGGTGAGGATCCCTTGCGGAATCTCGATTACGGCCGCATTGTTAACCAGAAACACTTTGAACGTCTTACTTCATTTTTACAGGAAGGCGATGTGATTGTAGGTGGCCAAACTGATCCCGCTTCGTTGCGAATTGCTCCTACGGTGCTGGATGGCGTCACTTGGGAGAACGCTGTCATGCAGGAGGAGATATTTGGCCCAATCCTTCCGGTGCTCTCCTACCGCGACCTAGCAGAAGTAGTGAAGATGGTGAACCATCATCCCAAACCCTTGGCCTTATACTATTTTTCCGAAAATCGTTCCCAACAGGATACCATCTTGGAACAGATCTCCTTTGGCGGCGGATGTATCAATGACACCTTTTTACACTTGGCCACTCCCTATCTTCCTTTTGGGGGAGTGGGAAACAGCGGGATGGGGAGCTACCATGGAAAATATAGTTTTGACTGCTTTTCCCACCACAAAAGCATACTGAAACAGACGACTCGTTTCGATGTATCGTTTCGTTATCCCAACAGCAAGAACGGCCTCAAAATTTTCCGCCGCCTCATGAACTGA
- a CDS encoding DUF4064 domain-containing protein has translation MKRTAEFVLGLIGGIFGAGIGLLVVAGGLFGQAYMDMMDEAESVAVVDSTWLTISGGLLLLLSIVAIIFAIPSLISKNHIRSGIIQLIAGVGGFLLASLLWLIPGILMIISGALCFRKPKPSDNPSS, from the coding sequence ATGAAACGAACAGCGGAATTTGTATTAGGGTTAATTGGTGGCATCTTTGGAGCGGGAATCGGTTTACTTGTGGTTGCTGGGGGATTATTTGGGCAAGCGTATATGGATATGATGGATGAAGCCGAATCAGTAGCCGTAGTCGACTCCACTTGGCTCACAATCAGCGGTGGATTGTTACTGTTATTATCCATCGTGGCGATTATTTTTGCCATCCCCTCCTTGATCAGCAAGAATCATATTCGAAGCGGCATCATCCAATTGATCGCCGGTGTGGGAGGATTTCTTCTCGCCAGCCTATTGTGGTTAATTCCCGGCATTCTCATGATCATCTCAGGCGCCTTGTGTTTTCGTAAACCAAAGCCCAGTGACAATCCTTCTTCCTGA
- a CDS encoding ABC transporter ATP-binding protein yields the protein MSSWTVETVHLTKTYQGTSVVDHVNLQVEKGSIYGLLGPNGAGKSTLIRMLMGSILPTSGEARLFGETVSEATTHLRQRVGFVTDQPIFYPFFRVEELIAFYAKTYEGWDRERCRTLIDQFQIPLKKWTRSLSKGMKMQLALILALSIRPQLLVLDEPTSGLDAVIKQQVYRLILEEVATGETTVLLATHHLGELERIADHVAVLYRGQILWSRHLEELKAHSRKIQAVFPEGLPAEVKEWSQLLHCENQGSVHTLIIDGDIQVAMKQLNEHNPLYMESLPLTLEEIFIHHTGKEGYGDAFRQLV from the coding sequence ATGAGTAGCTGGACAGTTGAAACGGTTCATTTGACGAAAACTTATCAGGGGACATCCGTAGTGGATCACGTCAATCTACAAGTGGAGAAAGGAAGTATTTATGGCTTATTGGGACCAAACGGTGCCGGAAAAAGTACGCTGATTCGCATGCTGATGGGGTCCATCCTTCCCACTTCCGGAGAAGCCCGTCTCTTTGGTGAAACGGTATCAGAAGCGACAACCCATCTGCGGCAACGGGTGGGATTTGTAACCGACCAGCCGATATTTTATCCTTTTTTCCGGGTGGAAGAACTGATCGCTTTTTACGCGAAAACCTATGAAGGTTGGGATAGGGAACGCTGTCGCACCTTGATCGATCAATTTCAAATCCCCTTAAAAAAGTGGACCCGATCGCTCTCCAAGGGGATGAAAATGCAACTAGCACTAATTCTAGCACTCTCTATCCGTCCACAGCTGCTTGTGTTAGATGAGCCGACTAGCGGTCTTGATGCGGTCATTAAACAGCAGGTATATCGCCTAATCCTGGAGGAGGTCGCCACTGGAGAGACTACGGTTTTGCTGGCGACACACCATCTGGGAGAGTTGGAGCGGATCGCCGATCATGTGGCTGTCCTGTATCGAGGACAAATTCTTTGGTCTCGTCACTTAGAAGAGCTAAAGGCGCACTCCCGCAAGATCCAAGCCGTCTTTCCCGAGGGATTGCCTGCTGAAGTGAAGGAGTGGTCCCAGTTGCTCCATTGTGAAAATCAGGGCAGTGTACACACCTTGATCATCGACGGCGACATCCAGGTAGCAATGAAACAATTAAACGAGCACAATCCTCTGTATATGGAAAGCCTCCCCCTTACGCTGGAGGAAATCTTTATCCACCATACCGGGAAGGAGGGATACGGCGATGCTTTCCGTCAACTCGTCTAA
- a CDS encoding GntR family transcriptional regulator, producing the protein MWFDVDPRQETPLYQQLIHNVKTAVAKGILTEGDRLPSVRDLAGMIRVNPNTIAKSYRELEREGIIETLRGRGTFIAAQSVRGSREDKKAMLKEKLEPILVEAHYLDMDEEEFVSFIEEIIRDWYRERRRVHE; encoded by the coding sequence ATGTGGTTTGACGTTGATCCTCGTCAAGAAACACCGCTGTATCAACAATTGATACATAATGTAAAAACCGCCGTCGCCAAAGGCATTTTAACAGAAGGGGATCGGTTGCCTTCGGTGCGGGATTTGGCGGGGATGATTCGCGTCAATCCCAACACCATCGCCAAATCGTATCGGGAGCTGGAACGAGAGGGAATCATTGAAACACTGCGCGGCCGGGGAACATTTATCGCCGCTCAATCCGTTCGCGGAAGCCGGGAGGATAAAAAGGCAATGTTAAAGGAGAAATTGGAACCCATCCTGGTAGAAGCTCACTATTTAGACATGGATGAAGAGGAGTTCGTTTCGTTTATTGAGGAGATCATACGCGATTGGTATCGAGAGAGGAGGCGGGTGCATGAGTAG
- a CDS encoding YhzD family protein, translating to MYHLTVYDNEGKKLLDQPLTARDENGAKAEGHQRLQEREYSTYPYRIIHSSGRLVEFLSHKAKSAKNVSS from the coding sequence ATGTATCATCTCACCGTTTACGACAATGAGGGAAAGAAACTTCTGGACCAACCCCTTACCGCCCGCGACGAGAACGGGGCTAAAGCGGAAGGGCATCAACGATTACAGGAAAGGGAGTATTCCACTTATCCATATCGGATCATTCATTCATCGGGGCGGTTGGTGGAATTTTTAAGCCATAAAGCGAAATCGGCAAAAAACGTTTCTTCCTGA
- a CDS encoding poly-gamma-glutamate hydrolase family protein, with protein MPDRYRNFDELTRHEREGVDFRVESTLRGGRFFAVVAIHGGGIERGTSELATAIAGEEWNGYRFEGMKQPGKNRDLHLTSTRFDEPRLAPILSHSRRIISIHGARGDEPVCFIGGRDHKTTEEIARQIKGSGVAVQKAPSTLGGTHRRNICNRGKEGIGVQLELTTALRRSFFVDFSHRGRRETPTAAFAAFTTAVRQALTKVVQVD; from the coding sequence ATGCCGGATCGGTACCGCAACTTTGACGAGTTGACCCGTCACGAGCGAGAGGGAGTCGATTTTCGGGTAGAGTCGACACTGCGCGGGGGGCGTTTTTTTGCCGTAGTCGCTATTCACGGTGGCGGGATTGAGCGCGGAACATCGGAATTGGCGACAGCCATTGCCGGAGAAGAGTGGAACGGGTATCGATTTGAAGGGATGAAGCAGCCGGGAAAAAATCGGGATCTGCATTTGACCTCTACCCGCTTTGATGAACCGCGATTGGCTCCGATTTTATCCCACAGTCGGCGGATCATCAGTATTCATGGCGCTCGTGGGGATGAACCAGTCTGTTTCATCGGCGGACGGGATCACAAGACGACGGAAGAGATCGCTCGCCAGATTAAGGGAAGCGGAGTAGCCGTGCAAAAGGCCCCTTCTACTTTAGGAGGCACCCACCGTCGTAATATCTGTAACCGCGGCAAGGAAGGGATCGGTGTGCAGCTGGAACTGACAACAGCGCTGCGCCGCTCCTTTTTTGTGGATTTTAGCCATCGGGGGAGGCGGGAAACACCGACTGCCGCTTTTGCTGCATTTACCACGGCTGTTCGGCAAGCTCTGACAAAGGTGGTCCAAGTCGATTGA
- a CDS encoding carboxypeptidase M32: protein MEAKLKELKKRLTEVYDLQCAASLLYWDQSTYMPSGGATARGRQTALVEQLAHEKLTDPAVGRLLEELQSYGESLPYDSDDAAILRIARKNYERATKVPSDFMAAMSNHFADTYQVWTQARPANDFSMVEPYLEKTLEYSRRFADYFEYDHIADPLIDYYAEEGLKTETIRALFTDLREQLVPLVKQVTERKPLDDACLRRHFPEQQQWDFGVKVIKQLGYDFQRGRQDKTHHPFMTKFSLGDVRITTRFKENDLGEGLFSTIHEAGHAMYEQGIRMELEGTPLAGGTSSGVHESQSRLWENIVGRSRGFWQHFYPQLQETFPQQLKNVDLDTFYRAINRIEPSLIRTSADELTYNLHVMIRFDLELAMLEGKLAIKDLPEAWRERYKSDLGVFDSGDQDGVLQDVHWHFGPIGGMFQGYTLGNILSAQYYEAALKAHPEIPDQTRQGEFSTLHRWLRENIYQHGAKYGALELTERATGSSLTIDPYMRYLKTKFGELYSL, encoded by the coding sequence ATGGAAGCGAAGTTGAAGGAATTAAAAAAACGATTGACAGAAGTTTATGACTTGCAGTGTGCAGCCTCATTACTATACTGGGATCAGTCTACCTACATGCCGTCGGGGGGAGCGACAGCGCGCGGTCGGCAGACGGCACTTGTCGAACAGCTGGCTCATGAAAAGCTGACTGATCCTGCGGTGGGACGTCTGCTGGAGGAGTTACAATCCTACGGGGAGAGTTTGCCCTATGATTCCGATGATGCCGCCATCTTGCGTATAGCGCGAAAAAATTATGAGCGGGCAACAAAGGTACCCTCCGATTTTATGGCAGCGATGAGCAACCATTTTGCCGATACATACCAAGTGTGGACACAGGCACGTCCCGCCAACGACTTTTCCATGGTAGAGCCGTATCTGGAGAAGACGTTGGAGTACAGCCGACGATTTGCGGATTACTTTGAATACGATCATATTGCCGATCCCTTGATCGATTATTATGCAGAGGAAGGGCTGAAGACCGAGACCATCCGTGCGCTCTTTACCGACTTGCGGGAGCAGTTGGTGCCCTTGGTCAAACAGGTAACCGAGCGGAAACCGCTGGATGATGCTTGTTTGCGGCGCCATTTTCCTGAGCAGCAACAGTGGGATTTTGGTGTGAAAGTCATTAAGCAGTTGGGCTATGATTTTCAGCGGGGACGCCAGGATAAAACTCATCATCCGTTTATGACGAAATTTTCTTTGGGTGATGTTCGCATCACCACCCGCTTCAAGGAGAATGATTTAGGTGAAGGGCTCTTTAGCACCATCCACGAAGCGGGTCATGCCATGTATGAACAGGGAATCCGCATGGAGTTGGAGGGAACGCCGCTGGCCGGTGGAACGTCTTCCGGGGTACACGAGAGCCAGTCCCGCTTGTGGGAAAATATCGTCGGCCGCAGCCGCGGATTTTGGCAGCATTTTTATCCGCAACTGCAGGAAACGTTCCCGCAGCAATTGAAAAACGTGGATCTAGACACGTTTTACCGTGCCATTAACCGGATAGAACCCTCGCTGATCCGGACCAGTGCCGATGAGTTGACCTATAATCTGCATGTGATGATTCGGTTTGATCTGGAGTTGGCTATGCTGGAAGGAAAACTGGCAATCAAGGATTTGCCGGAAGCGTGGCGCGAACGCTACAAGAGCGATTTAGGCGTTTTTGATTCGGGAGATCAGGATGGTGTGCTGCAAGATGTTCACTGGCACTTTGGACCCATCGGAGGCATGTTCCAGGGTTATACTTTGGGCAATATCTTAAGTGCACAGTATTATGAGGCTGCGCTAAAAGCTCATCCGGAGATTCCAGACCAGACCCGCCAAGGGGAGTTCTCTACTCTGCACCGTTGGTTAAGGGAAAATATCTACCAGCACGGTGCCAAATACGGCGCACTGGAATTGACGGAGCGCGCTACCGGTTCTTCGCTTACCATCGATCCTTATATGCGCTATCTAAAAACAAAATTCGGCGAGCTTTACTCCCTATAA